The Chaetodon trifascialis isolate fChaTrf1 chromosome 16, fChaTrf1.hap1, whole genome shotgun sequence genome includes a region encoding these proteins:
- the asl gene encoding argininosuccinate lyase has translation MANTEGSKLWGGRFVGDTDPIMEKFNASIAYDQRMWDVDIRGSKAYVRALEKAKLVTTDEMNQTLLGLDQISEEWSRGVFVIKPGDEDIHTANERRLKELIGAPAGKLHTGRSRNDQVVTDMRLWLRDAISTLMDNALQLISTMVERAAAEIDVLFPGYTHMQRAQPIRWSHWILSHAVALSRDVDQLQEIKKRVNVLPLGSGAIAGTPFDIDRELLRKELDFADISLNSMDATGQRDFVVEFLFWASLCLTHLSKMAEDLMLYSTKEFSFITLSDAYSTGSSLMPQKKNADSLELIRSKAGRVFGRCAGFMMTLKGLPSTYNKDLQEDKEAMFDCYDTVHAVLQVTTGVMSTLKINQSVMEAALSPDMLATDLAYYLVRKGVPFREAHGLSGKAVFTAESKNIALNQLTGDDLSAVSPLFESDVSSVWDYRSSVEQYRAPGGTAKSSVAAQVEHLRTWLKKQAQ, from the exons GAG GGAAGTAAACTTTGGGGAGGTCGTTTCGTGGGAGACACTGATCCCATCATGGAGAAGTTCAATGCATCCATCGCTTATGACCAGAGGATGTGGGATGTTGACATCCGTGGCAGCAAGGCTTATGTGAGAGCTCTGGAAAAGGCGAAGCTGGTCACCACGGATGAGATGAACCAAACTTTGCTCGGGCTGGatcag ATTTCTGAAGAGTGGTCCCGAGGTGTTTTTGTGATCAAACCTGGAGATGAAGACATTCATACTGCCAATGAGCGCAGGCTAAAG GAGCTGATTGGTGCACCTGCAGGGAAGCTGCACACTGGCAGGAGCAGAAACGACCAG GTCGTGACTGACATGAGGCTGTGGCTACGAGACGCCATCTCAACCCTGATGGATAATGCCCTACAGCTGATCTCTACCATGGTGGAGCGGGCAGCAGC AGAAATTGACGTCCTGTTTCCTGGTTATACCCACATGCAGAgggctcagccaatcagatggaGCCACTGGATTCTAAG TCACGCTGTTGCTCTGAGCAGAGATGTGGACCAACTTCAAGAGATCAAGAAAAGAGTTAACGTTTTGCCCCTTGGCAG TGGTGCCATCGCCGGGACACCGTTCGACATCGACAGGGAGCTGCTGCGGAAAG AGTTGGACTTTGCTGACATCAGTCTTAACAGCATGGATGCTACAGGCCAAAGAGACTTTGTTG TGGAGTTCCTGTTCTGGGCTTCATTGTGTTTGACTCATCTCAGTAAGATGGCCGAAGACCTGATGCTGTACAGCACAAAGGAGTTCTCCTTCATCACACTCTCTGATGCCTACAG CACAGGCAGCAGTCTGATGCCCCAGAAGAAGAATGCTGACAGCCTGGAGCTCATCAGGAGCAAAGCAGGTCGTGTCTTTGGCAGA tgtgcagggTTCATGATGACGCTGAAGGGCCTGCCCAGCACCTACAACAAAGACCTGCAG GAGGATAAGGAGGCCATGTTTGACTGCTATGACACTGTTCACGCTGTGCTGCAGGTGACAACTGGAGTCATGTCAACTCTCAAG ATTAACCAGAGTGTGATGGAAGCAGCGCTCAGTCCTGACATGTTGGCTACTGACTTGGCCTACTACCTTGTGAGGAAGGGG GTGCCATTCAGAGAGGCCCATGGCCTCTCTGGTAAAGCTGTGTTCACAGCTGAATCCAAAAATATCGCCCTGAACCAACTCACTGGAGACGACCTGAGTGCTGTTAG CCCTCTGTTTGAAAGTGACGTGTCCTCAGTGTGGGACTACAGGAGCAGTGTGGAGCAGTACAGAGCCCCTGGAGGCACGGCCAAGAGTAGCGTTGCTGCACAGGTAGAACACCTGAGGACCTGGCTTAAGAAACAGGCGCAGTGA